Proteins found in one Methylobacterium sp. CB376 genomic segment:
- a CDS encoding App1 family protein, whose product MTGARAGRLRRAAGWILGLAARPVRRAQGRRGVAVEVYRGYGSAQEIFLIGRAFRQSEAERAADPDDLRAQLRDIGRRIRRRRLPGLAVEARFGGSAARTVTDRDGYFRIHLCPRPPGPGEGAWHPVSIRLASDPPVEARGEVFIPPPRCRFVVISDIDDTVMHTGVANKLKMLWRLFVADATRRVAFPGVAALYRALHAGAGGAEQNPMLYVSRAPWGIYDMLSEFFRLHDIPVGPVLFLREWGLSWRHPLPRRAEDHKAELIRRMLVLYRDLPFVLIGDSGQHDPEVYAGIVHAHPGRVLAVYIRNVSRAPERAAEIARLAREVAAAGSSLVLAADSRAIAAHAAGLGLIAAPAVEAVASEKAAAEGATRPRRPRRITRPTPEATATAASGEAVEAALGGTSPEPPTVIVEPAGRGEAGDGAQGPAER is encoded by the coding sequence ATGACGGGCGCGCGGGCAGGCCGGCTGAGGCGGGCCGCCGGCTGGATCCTCGGCCTCGCCGCCCGGCCGGTGCGCCGGGCGCAGGGGCGCAGGGGCGTGGCGGTCGAGGTCTATCGCGGCTACGGCTCGGCACAGGAGATCTTCCTGATCGGCCGCGCCTTCCGGCAATCCGAGGCCGAGCGCGCGGCCGATCCGGACGACCTGCGCGCGCAGCTGCGCGACATCGGCCGCCGCATCCGGCGCCGGCGCCTGCCCGGCCTCGCCGTGGAGGCGCGGTTCGGCGGCAGCGCCGCCCGCACGGTGACGGACCGGGACGGCTATTTCCGCATCCATCTCTGCCCCCGCCCGCCCGGGCCGGGCGAGGGGGCGTGGCACCCGGTCTCGATCCGCCTCGCCAGCGATCCGCCGGTCGAGGCGCGGGGCGAGGTCTTCATCCCGCCGCCGCGCTGCCGCTTCGTGGTGATCAGCGACATCGACGACACGGTGATGCACACCGGCGTCGCCAACAAGCTGAAGATGCTCTGGCGCCTGTTCGTCGCCGACGCGACCCGCCGCGTCGCCTTCCCGGGCGTGGCGGCCCTGTACCGGGCGCTCCATGCCGGCGCGGGCGGGGCCGAGCAGAACCCGATGCTCTACGTCTCGCGCGCCCCCTGGGGCATCTACGACATGCTCTCGGAATTCTTCCGCCTGCACGACATCCCGGTCGGGCCGGTGCTGTTCCTGCGCGAATGGGGCCTGTCCTGGCGCCATCCCCTGCCCCGCCGGGCCGAGGACCACAAGGCCGAGCTGATCCGCCGCATGCTGGTGCTCTACCGCGACCTTCCCTTCGTGCTGATCGGCGACAGCGGCCAGCACGACCCGGAGGTCTATGCGGGGATCGTGCACGCGCATCCGGGCCGGGTGCTCGCAGTCTACATCCGCAACGTGTCGCGGGCGCCGGAGCGCGCGGCGGAGATCGCCCGGCTCGCGCGCGAGGTGGCGGCGGCCGGCAGCAGCCTCGTGCTCGCCGCCGACAGCCGCGCCATCGCGGCGCACGCGGCCGGCCTCGGCCTGATTGCGGCCCCGGCCGTCGAGGCGGTCGCCTCCGAGAAGGCGGCGGCCGAGGGCGCGACCCGGCCCCGCCGGCCGCGCCGCATCACCCGGCCCACCCCCGAGGCCACCGCCACGGCCGCGTCCGGCGAGGCCGTGGAGGCGGCCCTCGGCGGCACCTCGCCCGAGCCGCCGACCGTCATCGTCGAGCCGGCCGGGCGCGGAGAGGCCGGCGACGGGGCGCAGGGCCCGGCGGAGCGGTGA
- the ruvB gene encoding Holliday junction branch migration DNA helicase RuvB, with protein sequence MSGPAARRVAGSRLAPITEAGEVPDGSIRPLSLSDFTGQRAARANLGVFIEAARRTGQALDHVLFVGPPGLGKTTLAQIVARELGVNFRSTSGPVIAKAGDLAAQLTNLEERDVLFIDEIHRLNPAVEEILYPAMEDYQLDLIIGEGPAARSVKIELPRFTLVAATTRAGLLTTPLRDRFGIPIRLEFYAVDELEAIVARGARVLGIGMAADGANEIARRARGTPRIAGRLLRRVRDFAIVEEAGTVTRAIADRALRLLDVDAAGLDTMDRKYLGLIARSYGGGPVGVETIAAALSEPRDAIEEIIEPYLLQQGFVQRTPRGRLLTPHAFRHLGLPVPVREEEPLDAALPE encoded by the coding sequence GTGAGCGGCCCGGCGGCCCGCAGGGTGGCGGGCTCCCGGCTCGCCCCGATCACGGAGGCCGGCGAGGTCCCGGACGGGTCGATCCGTCCACTGAGCCTGTCGGATTTCACGGGCCAGCGCGCGGCGCGGGCGAATCTGGGGGTGTTCATCGAGGCGGCGCGGCGCACCGGTCAGGCGCTGGACCACGTGCTGTTCGTGGGCCCGCCGGGGCTGGGCAAGACCACGCTGGCCCAGATCGTGGCCCGGGAGCTGGGGGTGAATTTCCGCTCGACCTCGGGTCCGGTGATCGCCAAGGCGGGGGACCTGGCCGCGCAGCTCACCAACCTGGAGGAGCGCGACGTCCTGTTCATCGACGAGATCCACCGGCTGAACCCGGCGGTGGAGGAGATCCTCTACCCGGCCATGGAGGATTACCAGCTCGACCTGATCATCGGCGAGGGCCCGGCGGCGCGCTCGGTCAAGATCGAGCTGCCGCGCTTCACCCTGGTGGCGGCCACGACCCGGGCGGGTCTGCTGACCACGCCGCTGCGCGACCGCTTCGGCATCCCGATCCGGCTGGAATTCTACGCGGTGGACGAGCTGGAGGCGATCGTGGCCCGGGGGGCGCGGGTGCTGGGGATCGGCATGGCGGCGGACGGGGCCAACGAGATCGCCCGGCGGGCGCGGGGCACGCCGCGGATCGCCGGGCGGCTGCTGCGGCGGGTGCGGGACTTCGCGATCGTGGAGGAGGCCGGGACGGTGACGCGGGCGATCGCCGACCGGGCGCTGCGTCTGCTGGACGTGGACGCGGCGGGTCTGGACACCATGGACCGCAAGTATCTGGGGCTGATCGCGCGCTCCTACGGGGGCGGTCCGGTCGGGGTGGAGACGATCGCGGCGGCGTTGTCGGAGCCGCGCGACGCCATCGAGGAGATCATCGAGCCCTACCTGCTCCAGCAGGGCTTCGTGCAGCGCACCCCGCGCGGCCGCCTCCTCACCCCGCACGCCTTCCGACACCTCGGCCTGCCCGTGCCGGTGCGCGAGGAGGAGCCCCTCGACGCCGCCCTGCCGGAGTGA
- a CDS encoding DUF6894 family protein → MARYRFHCTNGAECVLDTVGAEVRAPARLTARAAETARAVMGALGERADWSQWRVSVHDLTGRRVLTRPFLAAGCGPAAVAA, encoded by the coding sequence ATGGCCCGCTACCGCTTCCACTGCACCAACGGCGCCGAATGCGTCCTCGACACGGTCGGGGCCGAGGTGCGCGCGCCCGCGCGGCTGACGGCGCGCGCGGCCGAGACCGCGCGGGCGGTGATGGGCGCGCTCGGCGAGCGGGCGGACTGGTCGCAGTGGCGCGTCAGCGTCCACGACCTGACCGGGCGCCGCGTCCTCACCCGGCCCTTCCTGGCGGCCGGATGCGGCCCCGCGGCGGTGGCGGCGTGA
- a CDS encoding SGNH/GDSL hydrolase family protein — MHHVVLLGDSVFDNAAYVGGGPDVVRQLRAALAPEGRATLCALDGAVLADVARQLAGVPPDGTHLVVSAGGNDALRASALLVRPAGSVAEAVGALADARDGFRAQYRAMLDAVLARGTPTCLCTIYDPRYADPAYRRVASAALAVLNDVVTREAWARDLPLIDLRVLCDEDADFANPIEPSVRGGEKIAAAIAALVRGEPVRRAPRRSGPERGDASR; from the coding sequence ATGCACCACGTCGTCCTCCTCGGTGATTCGGTCTTCGACAACGCCGCCTACGTGGGCGGCGGTCCGGACGTGGTGCGGCAGCTGCGCGCCGCCCTCGCGCCGGAGGGACGGGCGACGCTCTGCGCCCTGGACGGCGCGGTCCTGGCGGACGTCGCGCGGCAGCTCGCGGGGGTCCCGCCCGACGGGACGCACCTCGTGGTCAGCGCGGGCGGCAACGACGCCCTGCGGGCCTCCGCGCTGCTCGTCCGGCCGGCCGGCTCGGTCGCCGAGGCGGTCGGCGCCCTCGCCGACGCGCGCGACGGGTTCCGGGCCCAGTACCGCGCCATGCTGGACGCGGTCCTGGCCCGCGGCACGCCGACCTGCCTCTGCACGATCTACGATCCGCGCTACGCGGACCCCGCGTATCGCCGCGTGGCCTCGGCCGCGCTGGCCGTGCTCAACGACGTCGTCACCCGCGAGGCCTGGGCGCGGGATCTGCCGCTGATCGACCTGCGCGTCCTCTGCGACGAGGACGCGGATTTCGCCAATCCGATCGAGCCCTCGGTCCGCGGCGGCGAGAAGATCGCGGCCGCGATCGCCGCGCTGGTCCGGGGCGAGCCGGTGCGCCGCGCCCCGCGCCGGAGCGGCCCTGAGCGGGGAGATGCGAGCCGATGA
- a CDS encoding LysR family transcriptional regulator — protein sequence MDWDKIRIFLNVAEAGSFTKAGDDIGLSQSAVSRQISALERELKAPLFHRHARGLILTEQGDLLFRAARDMKMRLETTRARLVETSERPSGDLKVTTTVGLGTAWLSQRVSEFLDLHPEVRIELILTNEELDLAMREADVAIRLRRPAQPDLIQRRLFTVHYHVFASLEYIKRFGEPKSIEDLDKHRIVSFGGDQPSYLMATHWLSTAGREGREPRNVHFTVNNISALQVAVETGAGIGILPDYAANGNPLLQQVLRDIEMPNLESYLVYAEEMRSVARVQAFRDFLVAKAQRWTY from the coding sequence GTGGATTGGGACAAGATCAGGATCTTCCTGAACGTCGCGGAGGCGGGCAGCTTCACGAAGGCGGGTGACGACATCGGCCTCAGCCAGTCGGCGGTGAGCCGCCAGATCAGCGCGCTCGAGCGCGAGCTGAAGGCGCCGCTCTTCCACCGGCACGCCCGGGGCCTGATCCTGACCGAGCAGGGCGACCTGCTCTTCCGCGCCGCGCGCGACATGAAGATGCGGCTGGAGACGACCCGCGCCCGGCTCGTGGAGACGAGCGAGCGGCCCTCGGGCGACCTCAAGGTCACGACCACGGTCGGCCTCGGCACCGCGTGGCTGTCGCAGCGGGTCTCGGAATTCCTCGACCTGCACCCGGAGGTGCGGATCGAGCTCATCCTCACCAACGAGGAGCTCGACCTCGCCATGCGCGAGGCGGACGTGGCGATCCGCCTGCGCCGTCCGGCCCAGCCCGACCTGATCCAGCGCCGCCTGTTCACGGTGCACTACCACGTCTTCGCCTCGCTCGAATACATCAAGCGCTTCGGGGAGCCGAAGTCGATCGAGGACCTCGACAAGCACCGGATCGTCTCGTTCGGCGGCGACCAGCCCTCCTACCTGATGGCGACGCACTGGCTCTCGACCGCCGGCCGGGAAGGGCGCGAGCCGCGCAATGTGCACTTCACGGTCAACAACATCTCGGCCCTGCAGGTGGCGGTCGAGACCGGGGCCGGGATCGGGATCCTGCCCGACTACGCGGCGAACGGGAATCCGCTCCTGCAGCAGGTGCTGCGCGACATCGAGATGCCGAACCTGGAGAGCTACCTCGTCTACGCCGAGGAGATGCGCTCGGTCGCCCGCGTCCAGGCCTTCCGCGACTTCCTCGTCGCCAAGGCCCAGCGCTGGACCTATTGA
- a CDS encoding YybH family protein translates to MQDTDRERAAEPEALTRLFLARANAGDVEGLVALYAPEAVLAVGEVVARGHEEIRRFYEGLLRKRSHFPPVETLPVIRTGPVALTMARSGRGSLSVEVARQGEDGAWLWVIDQLKVEAGPRQE, encoded by the coding sequence ATGCAAGACACCGACCGCGAGCGCGCCGCCGAGCCCGAGGCGCTCACGCGCCTGTTCCTGGCGCGCGCGAATGCCGGCGACGTCGAGGGACTCGTCGCGCTCTATGCCCCGGAGGCCGTCCTGGCGGTCGGCGAGGTGGTGGCGCGCGGGCACGAGGAGATCCGCCGCTTCTACGAGGGTCTGCTGCGCAAGCGCTCCCACTTCCCCCCGGTCGAGACCCTGCCGGTCATCCGCACCGGGCCGGTCGCCCTGACGATGGCCCGCTCGGGCCGCGGCTCCCTCTCGGTCGAGGTCGCCCGCCAGGGAGAGGACGGGGCCTGGCTCTGGGTCATCGACCAGTTGAAGGTCGAGGCGGGCCCTCGCCAGGAATGA
- a CDS encoding AI-2E family transporter, with the protein MLDPVRPSDPLTVAPFPGTPHRLETATQILAGLALVAVLHFHLLGALLAGLLVHELVHLLAPRRSDALVHHHTAKVIVVALLAGVIVAAVGAAILWLVGLLSGGSDNLSVLLRKMAEVIETARSRLPPWLVGFLPEESTELKAAAATWLREHAGQVRAIGQDVWRALFHLVFGLVIGAMVAVSRETGLDERPPLLHALTNRVRLLASAFRSVVFAQVRISALNTALTALYLLVAVPWLGIALPFTKTMVVITFLAGLLPVVGNLISNTVIVLVSLSVSPALALGSLGFLVAIHKLEYVVNARVMGGQIRARAWELLAAMLVMESVFGLPGLVAAPIFYAYLKNELALRGLI; encoded by the coding sequence ATGCTCGATCCCGTTCGCCCGTCCGACCCGCTCACCGTCGCCCCGTTCCCCGGAACGCCCCATCGGCTCGAGACCGCAACCCAGATCCTGGCCGGCCTCGCCCTCGTCGCCGTGCTGCACTTCCACCTGCTCGGGGCGCTGCTCGCGGGATTGCTCGTCCACGAACTCGTCCACCTGCTGGCGCCCCGGCGCAGCGACGCCCTCGTGCACCACCACACGGCCAAGGTCATCGTGGTGGCCCTGCTCGCCGGGGTGATCGTCGCGGCCGTGGGCGCGGCGATCCTCTGGCTGGTCGGGCTGCTGTCGGGCGGGTCCGATAACCTCTCGGTCCTGCTGCGCAAGATGGCCGAGGTGATCGAGACGGCGCGCTCGCGCCTGCCGCCCTGGCTGGTCGGCTTCCTGCCGGAGGAATCGACCGAGCTGAAGGCCGCGGCCGCGACTTGGCTGCGCGAGCATGCCGGGCAGGTGCGGGCGATCGGCCAGGACGTCTGGCGGGCGCTGTTCCACCTGGTCTTCGGCCTCGTGATCGGCGCCATGGTGGCGGTGAGCCGGGAGACCGGCCTCGACGAGCGCCCGCCCCTCCTCCACGCCCTGACGAACCGGGTGCGGCTGCTCGCCTCCGCCTTCCGCAGCGTGGTCTTCGCGCAGGTGCGGATCTCGGCCCTCAACACGGCGCTCACCGCGCTCTACCTGCTGGTCGCGGTGCCCTGGCTCGGGATCGCCCTCCCCTTCACCAAGACCATGGTGGTGATCACCTTCCTGGCCGGGCTGCTGCCGGTGGTCGGCAACCTGATCTCCAACACGGTGATCGTGCTGGTCAGCCTCAGCGTCTCGCCGGCGCTCGCCCTCGGCTCGCTCGGCTTCCTGGTGGCGATCCACAAGCTCGAATACGTCGTGAATGCCCGCGTGATGGGCGGGCAGATCCGCGCGCGGGCCTGGGAGCTGCTGGCCGCCATGCTGGTGATGGAATCGGTGTTCGGCCTGCCGGGCCTCGTCGCGGCCCCGATCTTCTACGCCTACCTGAAGAACGAACTCGCCCTGCGCGGCCTGATCTGA
- a CDS encoding aminotransferase class V-fold PLP-dependent enzyme, with the protein MTEPLPCQRPLFEIPDAVSYLDAAAWSPIPRPVREAGEAGMLTKVRPWAHPRERAAGWAEEARAAAAALIGAGPADVAIVGSVSHAMATAARNLSPPPGSRVLRVADEFPSHRYAWDRLAQARGLVVEEVARPEDGDWTAALARAIARPGAPPVGVATLTPLHWADGALIDLDRLAPALREAGAALVVDATQAAGAVPIDVARLRPDFLAFPTYKWALGPYSLAFLYAAAHRQDGVPLEENSGNRPQAAAGARRYDRGERDDPVALPMAAAGMGLIAGWGVAGVAARLRALTDLLAEGCAALGLPVPPRALRAPHILGIHLPGDEAERLVAFLRERQVFASARLGRLRLSPHVWADEADIARFLHALRDGVAGGTEGRAGRSPALTDRRAE; encoded by the coding sequence ATGACCGAGCCGCTCCCCTGCCAGCGCCCCCTGTTCGAGATCCCCGATGCGGTGAGCTACCTCGACGCCGCGGCGTGGTCCCCGATCCCGCGGCCGGTCCGCGAGGCCGGCGAGGCCGGCATGCTCACCAAAGTCAGACCCTGGGCCCATCCCCGTGAGCGGGCGGCGGGCTGGGCGGAGGAGGCCCGGGCGGCCGCCGCCGCCCTGATCGGCGCGGGCCCCGCGGACGTCGCCATCGTCGGATCGGTCAGCCACGCCATGGCCACGGCGGCCCGCAACCTCTCGCCCCCGCCGGGCAGCCGGGTCCTGCGGGTGGCCGACGAGTTCCCCTCGCACCGCTACGCCTGGGACCGGCTGGCGCAGGCGCGCGGCCTCGTCGTCGAGGAGGTGGCGCGGCCCGAGGACGGCGACTGGACGGCGGCGCTCGCGCGCGCGATCGCGCGCCCCGGCGCGCCGCCGGTCGGCGTCGCGACGCTGACGCCGCTGCACTGGGCGGACGGCGCGCTCATCGACCTCGACCGGCTCGCGCCCGCCCTGCGGGAGGCGGGCGCCGCCCTGGTCGTCGACGCCACCCAGGCGGCCGGCGCCGTCCCGATCGACGTCGCCCGGCTGCGACCCGACTTCCTGGCCTTCCCGACCTACAAGTGGGCGCTGGGACCCTACAGCCTCGCCTTCCTGTACGCGGCGGCGCATCGGCAGGACGGCGTGCCGCTCGAGGAGAACAGCGGCAACCGGCCGCAAGCGGCCGCGGGGGCGCGGCGCTACGACAGGGGCGAGCGCGACGATCCCGTCGCCCTGCCGATGGCCGCCGCCGGCATGGGGCTGATCGCCGGCTGGGGCGTGGCCGGGGTCGCGGCGCGCCTGCGCGCCCTCACGGACCTCCTGGCGGAGGGATGCGCCGCGCTCGGCCTGCCGGTGCCGCCGCGCGCCCTGCGCGCCCCGCACATCCTCGGCATCCACCTTCCCGGCGACGAGGCCGAGCGCCTCGTCGCGTTCCTGCGGGAGCGGCAGGTCTTCGCCAGCGCCCGGCTCGGCCGCCTGCGCCTGAGCCCGCACGTCTGGGCCGACGAGGCCGACATCGCCCGCTTCCTCCACGCGCTGCGCGACGGCGTGGCGGGCGGAACGGAGGGCCGCGCGGGCCGTTCCCCAGCTCTCACGGACAGGAGAGCGGAATGA
- a CDS encoding OsmC family protein, with translation MPDPFDVSLKHLKGYQFLVDFGTGLPDLLTDEPNPIGTGEGPSPEQMLTAAVANCLCGSLVFALGKYRQEVRGLGATARCRVARNAEGRLRVEAIDVEIVLALEAVQADRLDKVLSQFRKFCTVSESVEAGVPVRVTLRDGAGGRLAWPAGDPPAEAGRSTP, from the coding sequence ATGCCGGACCCGTTCGACGTCTCCTTGAAGCACCTGAAGGGTTACCAGTTCCTGGTCGATTTCGGGACCGGGCTGCCGGACCTCCTGACCGACGAGCCCAACCCGATCGGGACGGGCGAGGGACCGAGCCCCGAGCAGATGCTCACCGCGGCCGTGGCGAACTGCCTGTGCGGGAGCCTCGTCTTCGCCCTCGGCAAGTACCGCCAGGAGGTGCGGGGCCTGGGGGCGACGGCGCGCTGCCGCGTCGCGCGCAACGCCGAGGGCCGCCTGCGGGTGGAGGCGATCGACGTCGAGATCGTCCTCGCCCTGGAGGCGGTCCAGGCCGACCGCCTCGACAAGGTCCTGTCGCAGTTCCGCAAGTTCTGCACCGTCTCGGAGAGCGTGGAGGCCGGGGTGCCGGTCCGCGTCACGCTGCGCGACGGGGCGGGCGGGCGCCTCGCCTGGCCCGCCGGCGATCCGCCCGCGGAGGCGGGCCGTTCCACGCCGTGA
- a CDS encoding YidH family protein, protein MEQATGSERRTEQAAERTAAAAQVTKDSADRRTELAADRTVFAAERTYAAWMRTGLVALASGIGARKLLEGVVPGWMIVGFGTILVLFSAFCFVAGVWRQVFVGAPPPRPDVPRLPPAILVAVNGFLALVALAALLGLWFGRALGA, encoded by the coding sequence ATGGAGCAGGCGACAGGCAGCGAGCGCCGGACCGAGCAGGCGGCCGAGCGCACGGCCGCCGCCGCGCAGGTCACCAAGGACAGCGCGGACCGCAGGACGGAGCTCGCGGCGGACCGGACCGTCTTCGCGGCCGAGCGGACCTACGCGGCTTGGATGCGCACCGGACTGGTGGCGCTGGCGAGCGGGATCGGGGCGCGCAAGCTGCTGGAGGGGGTGGTGCCGGGCTGGATGATCGTCGGCTTCGGCACCATTCTGGTCCTGTTCAGCGCCTTCTGCTTCGTGGCCGGCGTCTGGCGGCAGGTCTTCGTCGGGGCCCCGCCGCCCCGGCCGGACGTGCCGCGGCTGCCGCCCGCGATCCTCGTCGCGGTGAACGGCTTCCTGGCGCTCGTCGCCCTCGCGGCGCTGCTCGGCCTCTGGTTCGGCCGCGCGCTCGGCGCGTGA
- a CDS encoding transglycosylase domain-containing protein translates to MRRSVGLALLCAAALAGPARAETPETPSFWDLKPAELRALVAAPQVMVTRTATGFDAYCRCPVVLRPNEIPEAMKKAIIAVEDRRFLEHGGVDLIALAAVLRGGLSRGGSTIPMQLLKNLVFHDLQGRDFLSKLERKGSEVWHAGTFDGAVGKQELLAAYLNQIEFGGREIVGLYRASRHYFGKEPRDLTLFECALLAGMVQAPARFNPLREATRERAYARARLVLRLMVEQGRISEAERLRAERTGVRPGSMPDFAIQAQPFTEWVVQSFAPRTMQEGETLRFFVTLDPRFQQAAEARLAEMAGSGAIPPAYEAGAVMMSPDGRVRAMIGSLDWARRPFNAAVKTSVQPGSTAKLPLLVAACEAGLSPESRVLDLPLTDTWPSNGHLGYRGETTLLEAVASSRNAASVRLAREIGVPRVAEASRRLGLDPGPNPDAGFVLGSYATSVMAVTAAYAAIANGGYRVAPTGVLAVVDGRGQVRARFLDPARARAVPARCIPPTRRILREVVRSGTGRNAGLGSREAYGKTGTSTGNADAWFVGWSEGRVLGVWMGRRRDAAGEVLAGKDAPAAYFRRVETSVSEIVEARAGRARGPAREPPPGRVAAGPRRAAEARLSPPARPAPGPRAPLPLPWEPW, encoded by the coding sequence ATGCGCCGCTCCGTCGGCCTCGCCCTGCTCTGCGCGGCCGCGCTCGCCGGTCCGGCGCGCGCCGAAACCCCCGAGACCCCGTCCTTCTGGGACCTGAAACCCGCGGAGCTGCGCGCGCTCGTCGCCGCCCCGCAGGTGATGGTCACCCGCACGGCGACGGGCTTCGACGCCTATTGCCGCTGCCCCGTGGTGCTGCGGCCGAACGAGATCCCGGAGGCGATGAAGAAGGCGATCATCGCCGTCGAGGATCGCCGCTTCCTGGAGCACGGGGGCGTCGACCTGATCGCCCTCGCCGCCGTGCTGCGCGGCGGCCTGAGCCGCGGCGGCAGCACCATCCCGATGCAGCTCCTCAAGAACCTCGTCTTCCACGACCTCCAGGGCCGGGACTTCCTCAGCAAGCTGGAGCGGAAAGGCTCCGAGGTCTGGCACGCCGGCACCTTCGACGGCGCCGTGGGCAAGCAGGAGCTGCTCGCGGCCTACCTCAACCAGATCGAGTTCGGCGGCCGCGAGATCGTCGGGCTCTACCGGGCGAGCCGCCACTATTTCGGCAAGGAGCCGCGCGACCTGACCCTGTTCGAGTGCGCGCTCCTCGCCGGCATGGTGCAGGCGCCCGCCCGCTTCAACCCGCTGAGGGAGGCGACCCGCGAGCGCGCCTACGCGCGGGCTCGCCTCGTCCTGCGCCTGATGGTCGAGCAGGGCAGGATCAGCGAGGCCGAGCGCCTGCGGGCCGAGCGGACCGGGGTGCGGCCCGGGTCGATGCCGGACTTCGCGATCCAGGCCCAGCCCTTCACCGAGTGGGTCGTGCAGAGCTTCGCGCCGCGCACCATGCAGGAGGGCGAGACGCTCCGGTTCTTCGTCACGCTCGATCCGCGCTTTCAGCAGGCGGCCGAGGCGCGGCTCGCCGAGATGGCGGGCAGCGGCGCGATCCCGCCCGCCTACGAGGCCGGGGCCGTGATGATGAGCCCCGACGGGCGGGTGCGCGCGATGATCGGCAGCCTCGATTGGGCGCGCCGCCCCTTCAACGCGGCCGTGAAGACGAGCGTTCAGCCCGGCTCGACCGCGAAGCTGCCGCTCCTCGTCGCGGCCTGCGAGGCGGGCCTGTCGCCGGAGAGCCGGGTGCTGGACCTGCCGCTGACCGACACGTGGCCGTCCAACGGGCATCTCGGCTACCGGGGCGAGACGACGCTGCTGGAGGCGGTCGCCTCCTCGCGCAACGCGGCGTCCGTGCGGCTCGCCCGGGAGATCGGGGTGCCGCGCGTGGCGGAGGCGAGCCGCCGGCTCGGCCTCGATCCGGGGCCGAACCCGGATGCGGGCTTCGTCCTCGGCTCCTACGCGACGAGCGTGATGGCCGTGACGGCGGCCTACGCGGCCATCGCGAACGGCGGCTACCGCGTCGCGCCGACCGGGGTACTCGCCGTGGTCGACGGGCGCGGCCAGGTGCGGGCGCGCTTCCTCGACCCGGCGCGCGCGCGGGCCGTCCCGGCGCGCTGCATCCCGCCGACCCGCCGCATCCTGCGCGAGGTCGTGCGCTCCGGGACCGGCCGCAACGCCGGGCTCGGCTCGCGGGAGGCCTACGGCAAGACCGGCACCTCCACGGGCAATGCCGATGCGTGGTTCGTCGGCTGGAGCGAGGGGCGGGTGCTGGGCGTCTGGATGGGACGGCGGCGGGACGCCGCCGGCGAGGTGCTGGCCGGCAAGGACGCGCCCGCCGCGTATTTCCGCCGCGTCGAGACGAGCGTGAGCGAGATCGTCGAGGCGCGCGCCGGCCGGGCGCGCGGGCCCGCGCGCGAGCCCCCGCCCGGCCGCGTCGCGGCGGGACCGCGCCGGGCGGCCGAGGCGCGCCTGTCGCCGCCGGCCCGGCCGGCGCCCGGCCCGCGCGCGCCCCTGCCGCTGCCGTGGGAGCCCTGGTGA
- a CDS encoding YihY/virulence factor BrkB family protein translates to MATDDEGGQDWRSVGTRRPDAAERERALARAREPGRGRTAAQPSEIPSRGWGDILWRVAWSVPQDRVLATAGGVAFFALLAVFPGLALIVSLYGLVADPGAIYKHLSLLTGLLPQAVLDLLAAELSRVAGKSTGALGAASGVSLLVAFWSANSGVSALFDALNVIYKEREKRPLLHFYATTFLFTLTGVLFALVATGMVVALPVVLNQVGFQSYASDAALRLLRWPALLVLVSLGLAAIYRYGPSRHEAKWRWVTWGSGIAALLWVCASALFSWYVARFDSYNRMYGSLGAGVGFMTWIWFSIVIVLLGAELNAEMERQTVRDSTTGRPKPLGTRDAHAADTVGPSHE, encoded by the coding sequence ATGGCGACGGACGATGAGGGCGGGCAGGATTGGCGCTCGGTGGGCACGCGCCGGCCGGACGCGGCCGAGCGCGAGCGGGCCCTCGCCCGGGCCCGGGAGCCCGGCCGCGGCCGCACGGCCGCGCAGCCCTCGGAGATCCCCTCGCGCGGCTGGGGCGACATCCTCTGGCGCGTGGCCTGGTCGGTGCCGCAGGACCGCGTGCTCGCGACCGCGGGCGGGGTCGCCTTCTTCGCCCTGCTCGCCGTCTTCCCGGGGCTCGCCCTGATCGTGTCGCTCTACGGGCTCGTCGCGGATCCGGGCGCCATCTACAAGCACCTGAGCCTGCTCACCGGGCTGCTGCCGCAGGCCGTCCTCGACCTCCTCGCGGCCGAACTCAGCCGGGTGGCCGGCAAGAGCACGGGCGCGCTGGGCGCCGCCTCGGGCGTGAGCCTGCTCGTCGCGTTCTGGAGCGCCAATTCGGGGGTGAGCGCCCTCTTCGACGCGCTCAACGTCATCTACAAGGAGCGGGAGAAGCGCCCGCTCCTGCACTTCTACGCCACCACCTTCCTGTTCACCCTCACGGGCGTCCTGTTCGCGCTGGTGGCGACCGGCATGGTGGTGGCCCTGCCGGTCGTGCTCAACCAGGTCGGGTTCCAATCCTACGCCAGCGATGCGGCGCTGCGCCTGCTGCGCTGGCCGGCGCTCCTCGTCCTGGTCAGCCTCGGCCTCGCGGCGATCTACCGCTACGGCCCGAGCCGGCACGAGGCCAAGTGGCGCTGGGTGACCTGGGGCAGCGGCATCGCCGCGCTGCTCTGGGTCTGCGCCTCGGCGCTCTTCTCCTGGTACGTGGCGCGCTTCGACAGCTACAACCGGATGTACGGGTCGCTCGGGGCCGGCGTCGGCTTCATGACCTGGATCTGGTTCTCCATCGTGATCGTGCTGCTCGGGGCCGAGCTGAACGCCGAGATGGAGCGGCAGACCGTGCGCGACAGCACGACCGGCCGGCCGAAGCCCCTCGGCACCCGCGACGCCCACGCGGCCGACACGGTCGGCCCGAGCCACGAGTGA